In the genome of Deltaproteobacteria bacterium, the window CGGTTATTGGAAAGTCCTCACCTTGCGGTACAAAAGTTTGCTCTGCGGAAGATGGGTGAATTCGCTTCTCCTGCTGCCGTGAAGACGTTAGTGCAACAACTGAATGATTCCGATGCTGCCCGTCGTGACGCAGCGGCGCGCTCGTTACAGAAGATCCCAGCTGCACGGGCGAGCCTCACGAAAGAGTTCCTGACATGTGACAACGCCAGTAAGGCGTGGACGATCGCTGAGATTCTCCCAACCTACGAAGGCAAATGGCGGCGCGATACGATTGATGATGTATGGAAACGGTTACAGGATGCGTTGGAGGAGGAAGATCGCATTCACGGCGCCTATCTTCACTTTCTTAAACAAGTTGATGCCGAGTATGCGTACAGCCAATTTGCTACGCGCGGAGCACAACTCAAGAAAAGTAAAAAGTACCGCGAAGCTATTCGCTTTCTCACCCCTCTCCGTGAGTTTCCAACTTTCGCGTCCGAAGAGAAGTTTGTCTTAGCGATTGCCCAGCTCAAGCTTCATCCCCAGGATGTAACATCAGTCACTGCTCGTCACGATCCAGCCCTTGATTTGTTAGCGGATTTACACCGATCGTCGGCTTTTCCGGTTCTCGACACACTCAAGAAAGAGAAGGGTTTGGACCCTGAAGACCTCTTTTATATTGGCTTTCGCTTCGCTGAAGGTGGCTCTGAGGTTCGCTCTCTTGGCGAAGACATTTTAGAGTTTGTCGCGGACCGCCACGGACGTACCAAAGTCGGGAAGAGCGCCAAGAACAAGCTCAAGCTACTTGGGTCGTAGCTAAATCGGACCATGAAAGATTGGTACACTCGCGCTGTCACCCTGAGTGCAACCAAGGGCCTCTCGGAGGGATTCTTCGCTGTGCTCAGAATGACAGGATTTGGAGTCTGGAGTGTAAAGTGTACGAATGTTCCGTGGTCCGATTTAGCGAAAAGGCTACACTTTCTCATAAAGAAGTCTGTCTCTGCGCCGATGAAAGCCTCTGATTGCCACTGAGAGATTCGTGGCGAGCAACCTTCACTACAGGAAAGGTTGAGCGAGCGTTTATGGAATCGATTGCAGAGACAGAATCACTCAAACAACCAGTGTGTATCACGCGTGTCGCGAAGATTTCCTCTATCGGTATTATTGCGTGTCTAGTAGTGTTTTTCGCTTCTTTTGTTTATGCGCCGGTCTCGGATGTGTATGTCTTGTTTTCGTTTCTTACCGGAGTCCTGTTAATTACCGCAGCATTCTTGCAGGCTGCGGTACGATCTTCGATACTTCATCCGGTTGTGAAAGTTCTCTTGTTGGTCCCCATTCTGGCGTTATTCATTCTTCCTTCCGTAATGCCTCGTCAGTTCTTTCCTGAACACGCAGAGCGACTCTATTGGGTCCACGACCTCTCGATGTTTGGCGCAGGTCTGTGCGCGGGACTACTCCTCTTCCGCCGCCGCGCGGAAGCGTTCTTGCATTTGGAGCTGCGAAGTCGAACGAGAGAGTAACTTGCTCCTTTCTTGACACCCGTCATCTCCTCCCCTTATAGATGACCCACCTGAAGCGCTGACAGGTAGGGCGCTTCGCGGAAACTTGTCTGCTGAAGGAGAGGATCATGAAAGCTGCGGTGCTGTACGAAGCGAACAAACCACTGGTAGTTGAGGACATCAAGCTTGCTCCACCCAAAGCTGGCGAAGTGCGTGTGAAAGTTGCTGCCAACGGTGCGTGTCATAGTGATCTGCACGTGATGACTGGTGACATGCGTATGCCGTTGCCGATCGTCCTTGGTCATGAAGGTGCCGGTATTGTCACTGAAGTTGGCCCAGGGGTTTCGTCGGTGAAAGAGGGCGACCACGTGGTGTTGTCGTTTTCTCCTGTCTGCGGTCATTGCTTCTCGTGCACGCAAGGTACACCACATCTATGTGAAACCCGGCCCAAGGCACTCGGCACCTTGCTCGATGGGACGACACGGCTGAACAAAAATGGCACCGATATATTCCATTTTGCATTCACGGCTTCCTTTGCCGAGGAGACGGTGGTGCCGGAAAGCTGCGCGATTAAGATTCGTGAAGATATGCCGCTCGATCGGGCTTGTTTTGTCGGTTGTGGAACGATGACCGGTGTTGGGGCAGCGATCAACACGGCGCAAGTGCAACCTGGATCGACCGTCGCTGTCATTGGCTGCGGTGGCGTTGGACTCAACGTCATTCAAGGGGCAGCCCTTGCTGGCGCACGTCAGATCATTGCTGTCGACTTGTTACAAAAGAAGCTCGACTTTGCCAAGACGTTCGGTGCGACACACTTTGTGAATCCTTCGCAGGATGACGCCTATAAAGCGGTGATGGACCTTACGGGTGGTCGTGGGGTTGATTATGCTTTTGAGGTCATTAGCACGGCGAAAACAATTGAATTGGCCTTCCGCATGACGGCGCGTCGTGGCACCTGCACAATCGTTGGGGTCTCTCCCGAAGGCGCGAAGATTTCACTCAACCCGAATA includes:
- a CDS encoding Zn-dependent alcohol dehydrogenase is translated as MKAAVLYEANKPLVVEDIKLAPPKAGEVRVKVAANGACHSDLHVMTGDMRMPLPIVLGHEGAGIVTEVGPGVSSVKEGDHVVLSFSPVCGHCFSCTQGTPHLCETRPKALGTLLDGTTRLNKNGTDIFHFAFTASFAEETVVPESCAIKIREDMPLDRACFVGCGTMTGVGAAINTAQVQPGSTVAVIGCGGVGLNVIQGAALAGARQIIAVDLLQKKLDFAKTFGATHFVNPSQDDAYKAVMDLTGGRGVDYAFEVISTAKTIELAFRMTARRGTCTIVGVSPEGAKISLNPNIFMMLEKRLIGSFYGSTRPRIDMPRLVDLYMEKKIKIDELVSKTFPLDGVNEAYDLLKKGEVARSVVKFF